GAACGTGATTCAAAAAGTTAGAGTTTATTCATATGTAAGAAACCCTAAGAGGTTGAATTGTTAGTCGTTTCAATAATAGACGAAGTTTCTTTGCTAgtaactaaattttatatatttacagttgttttaaagattttgaagatttagGGGATTTGTGATCGCCTGATGACTAATCCAGAGGATATCCCTAGCAGGATCGAGGTTAGTGTACAGTTTCATATTAATCAATCATTCATAAATTACACACTACAtagtaattattatatatagtgaTATATGCAACTTCTGAAATAATTTTGATGATGAACAGGGCAAGAATGTAGCAAGACTTGTGTGTTGTTTCCTTGGAGTAGGGTCTCTCGTGGCATGGAATGCGATGCTGACCATCACTGATTACTATTATCAACTTTTCCCAGTATGACTCTAAGCAACTTTTCGGTATTAAGACAAATTGTTTCAGTGGATATATAAATCAgtttaatttgatatgtttactTGGTTAACAACAGAAATACCATCCATCGAGGGTGCTGACAATAGTTTACCAATTGGTTGCGAATGTGTTTATAATAACACTTGCTACTAAAGAAGCTAAGCTCAATACTCGACTTCGTAACATTTTTGGGTATAGCCTTTATACCGCTGGTACCTTTTGTCTCATCATTGTAAGTACTCTCATTTTTCTGTTGTAACGttggttttataaatataaagttgTGATTTTGACTTGATTTGATTCGGTTTGGTGAAGTTGGATCTTGCTTCACATGGCAGTGGAAGCGTAGTAGCATATGTGTTGTTATGTTTGATCGTTGCTCTTTTCGGTCTCGCTGATGCTTTTGTACAAGGTGCAATGGTTGGAGATTTATCCTTCATGTCCCCCGACTTCATCCAGGTTAAAactttgttgtatttttgCAATGGTAATATCCATTTAACTtaatgttgttacttgttaaaatgtttgattattttgtcaGGCGTTCATGGCCGGTTTAGGCATAGCTGGAGCTCTAACCTCGGTATTAAGGCTTATTACTAAAGCAATCTTCGACAATTCGCCTGATGGTCTTCGAAAAGGCGCTTGTAATGCCTCTCCTACAAATTCTTATAGGCGCTTGTAGTGTTATCTTTGTTAAGCTAATTTTAATCattatgtgtttgtttatttttttgcagtGTTGTTCATAGGAATAGCGACATTGATCGAGTTAGCCTGTGTCTTTCTATATACACTAGTCTTTGCTAAGCTCCCTATCGTGAAGTACTACCGCGCAAAAGCTGGGAAAGAAGGGGCCAAAACTGTTTCAGCGGATCTTGCCGCAGCTGGCCTCCAAGAGCAAGCTGAACAGGTTCACCAAATGGATGAGTCCAAGATCCAAAAACTAACCAAGAAGCAGTTACTACGGGAAAACATAGATCTTGGAATCAATCTTTCCTTGATTTACGTGGTGACGCTATCGATTTTCCCGGGGTTTCTTTACGAGAACACAGGAGAACATAGATTGGGCGATTGGTATGCaacattaacattttttttttaaaccattCTATGCTCATATTGGTTACATAAAAATTAccatttatgttttgatgtgTTGAAAGGTATGCACCGGTTCTAGTAGCCATGTACAACGGGTGGGATGCGATATCGAGGTTCATTCCCTCGATCAAACCGTTAGCAATGGAGTCTAGGAAATGGATCACGGTCTGCGTTGTGGCACGTCTTTTGCTCGTTCCGGCCTTTTACTTTACTGCTAAATACGCAGATCAAGGATGGATGCTTTTCCTCACCTCTTTCTTGGGATTGAGTAACGGTTATTTAACCGTTTGTATCTTCAGCACTGCACCAAAGGGCTACAATGTAAGTTACTTCTCTCCTTACAAAACTCAACCTCGGTTCGATTTGGTTTAATATTTGATCGGTTATGTTAATTTGGTTCGATCAAATTTGTATAGGGACCGGAAGCAAATGCATTAGGGAATTTGATGTGTGTGTTTCTATTGGGAGGGATCTTCGCTGGAGTTTGTTTGGGTTGGCTTTGGCTCATTGGCAACGATTCGTTTTAGAGATCATataactattttcttttttttttgctgccAAGCgcaaaattattaaaattcagCTCATTACAATTTAACGGTTGAATGTGTTTTTTGACATTAATTCTTCAGGGTTTTgtctaaaatttatttttatctctatTGTAACTAGTGTGGATGAAACAAGTTATGTTCAGttgagtatatttttttttcaaatgaagGAGAGATATTTATAGGTCGAAtgaatttagaaaatttatcaCTGGTTGTTCTTTGAGCTTCGAGGAAATTCAAAACTGATATATACCCAAAATAcaaattctctgttttagaaTGATGAAGAATTCCAATTTCTAgcaaaaagaataatcaaagaataagcaaaagataagaagaagacaaaacagTAAAGgacttttcctttgtttttctctaaaatatatgttttggttcttcttcacATCCTAaggcaacaaaacaaaaatgtggCTCTCAAGTGTTAAATGGgtaaaagaatcaaagattgAACCTTTTCAATCTACGGAGCCATAAGTCCATCGATCGTGTAAGAAAGTGATTTCATCCAATCCGTTTTCAGCAGCATTGTTTGTAGCGTACGCATCACATCGTATCCTGGATCCAGTTTCCGTTGCCAACCCTGAAAACGTGGAAAGTTAAGCACAAACCTCAGTGTTGTTAGATTTGAAGCAAACTTTAAACCATCAAGAGACTGGCTCTAAAATACTGATGTAATCAACTCTAGCTAAAGTTCATAGGTCAATAATAATCCAAAAGGCGAGTGTTCTTCGTGGTTCTATGGGATGATAAGAGATTTAAACTCACCTCGAGAACTAATGTTGTAAACATGACGGTGGACACATTGCCGTCGATATTAACTCTATGACTCCTCATTTTCTCGAATAGTTCGTGCATACAATCCGCTGGATGGACTAGATCCCCTTCCTCTGTTCCCCAGAATGTAAATGCTTCTTCTACTTCCTGTCAAaatgtgtgtatgtatgtataaacactacaaaaatgaagaaactttgAATGATGTAAGAGAAACACAGAGCAGAGATCTTACCTTGATAAAGGCCTGTGGATCAGGACAATTCTGTTGTTTAGATAATTTAAGTGTTCGTTCAGCAGCAGTCCGGCCGTCTCTACGTGCAACGGCCTTGAAAAATCCGAGTAGGTTATCTCGGTCAGTTTTTGAAAGTTCTGCAGTCATGCCCACATCTAGGAAAACGATGTGTGGCTTCCTCGATCTGAATAGACCTCTTCTAGTATTGTTTGGCCGGACAAGAATATTCCCAGGATGCATATCAGCATGAATGAAGTTGTCGACctgaaaaacaagaatcaaagcAACTATAAGTTACATAAGTAACCGAAATGAATAAAAAGATACACTGTGAAGAAAGAGACAGAACCAGGAGCATTTTCAAGAGAGCATTAGTTCCGATATGAGCTACTTTAGCCTTAAGTTTTTCTTGTCCTTCGGAGCCATCAACATAACGAGCCACACTCTCTCCGTGCTCATACGTCTCGACTAAAACAGCGGGATGTATTAGAGGATAGATGGGCTTAGGAAAAGAGACATCTTTCCATCCACGGAAGTTATATATAAACCGACTCAAATGAGAAGCTTCCCTTGAGAGATCAACTTGGGACAACATGTAGACACTAAACTGTTGCACACACTCGTCCAATCTAAGCCAATTTAACCCCGGAATAAAAGTGGTTAGCCTCGCCACGAAATTAATTATCACAAAATCTCGCTTCATCGTTTCCTCAACACAAGGATGTCTAACTTTCACAGCAACTTCCGAGGACTTCACCTTTTGTCCTGCATACTGAAACTTCAAGGAAGCTCGGTGTACTTGAGCTATACTCCCAGATGCCACTGGCGCCTCATCAAATTCCTCAAATATCTCAGAGAGTTTACGACCAAATGCATTTTCAATGCTCTTTTTGGTGAACGCAAAACTGTGCTCAGGAGCATTACTGTGAAGCTTTGAAAGCTGCAAACACAAATCCTTATTAAACCGATCAGGTCGCGTAGCAATCCATTGACCAAATTTGATAAAAGCAGGACCTGCTTTCTCCAGAGTTCGATGGAGGACCTCATACTGCAGCTGTCTGTAACGAGGCCCGCAAGCAAATCCCAACAACGCCATAATAACAtttggagaaaacaaaattgctaAATAAAGAGCTCTCCCGATCAGAACAACACCCTTGACCGCAGAAAACACTAAAGACGAGAGAACGATAGGGAAGTTTATCGAACTCCTATAAGGAGAAATGTGTGAAGGAGAATAGACCACAGGATTTGGAACCACCCTTTGCGCATACGCCACTTGTCTATAGGTAAGAGCCAATAAACCAGGTAACAAGAAGTGCGAACGGGCTAAAGACAAGCTACACGCTTGAGCAATCTGACTTATCCGAGGTAAGTTCCAACTACGACTCAGAGTTACTCTCTGTACAA
This sequence is a window from Arabidopsis thaliana chromosome 1 sequence. Protein-coding genes within it:
- the ENT7 gene encoding equilibrative nucleoside transporter 7 (equilibrative nucleoside transporter 7 (ENT7); FUNCTIONS IN: nucleoside transmembrane transporter activity; INVOLVED IN: transport; LOCATED IN: plasma membrane; EXPRESSED IN: petal, leaf whorl, sperm cell, sepal, flower; EXPRESSED DURING: 4 anthesis, petal differentiation and expansion stage; CONTAINS InterPro DOMAIN/s: Delayed-early response protein/equilibrative nucleoside transporter (InterPro:IPR002259); BEST Arabidopsis thaliana protein match is: Major facilitator superfamily protein (TAIR:AT4G05120.1); Has 936 Blast hits to 904 proteins in 182 species: Archae - 0; Bacteria - 2; Metazoa - 417; Fungi - 105; Plants - 210; Viruses - 0; Other Eukaryotes - 202 (source: NCBI BLink).), whose protein sequence is MTNPEDIPSRIEGKNVARLVCCFLGVGSLVAWNAMLTITDYYYQLFPKYHPSRVLTIVYQLVANVFIITLATKEAKLNTRLRNIFGYSLYTAGTFCLIILDLASHGSGSVVAYVLLCLIVALFGLADAFVQGAMVGDLSFMSPDFIQAFMAGLGIAGALTSVLRLITKAIFDNSPDGLRKGALLFIGIATLIELACVFLYTLVFAKLPIVKYYRAKAGKEGAKTVSADLAAAGLQEQAEQVHQMDESKIQKLTKKQLLRENIDLGINLSLIYVVTLSIFPGFLYENTGEHRLGDWYAPVLVAMYNGWDAISRFIPSIKPLAMESRKWITVCVVARLLLVPAFYFTAKYADQGWMLFLTSFLGLSNGYLTVCIFSTAPKGYNGPEANALGNLMCVFLLGGIFAGVCLGWLWLIGNDSF
- a CDS encoding Protein kinase superfamily protein (Protein kinase superfamily protein; CONTAINS InterPro DOMAIN/s: ABC-1 (InterPro:IPR004147), Protein kinase-like domain (InterPro:IPR011009); BEST Arabidopsis thaliana protein match is: Protein kinase superfamily protein (TAIR:AT1G11390.1); Has 9331 Blast hits to 9278 proteins in 1808 species: Archae - 122; Bacteria - 4378; Metazoa - 406; Fungi - 512; Plants - 679; Viruses - 16; Other Eukaryotes - 3218 (source: NCBI BLink).), which codes for MTLISRFLISRVISRTLFSNQNNRTAINVSVKLPQFRIQSNGYHTLGLLHNVKGRFLGSNHHQLARRSYSIAVASNVVKQHAQVSWGRLVQRVTLSRSWNLPRISQIAQACSLSLARSHFLLPGLLALTYRQVAYAQRVVPNPVVYSPSHISPYRSSINFPIVLSSLVFSAVKGVVLIGRALYLAILFSPNVIMALLGFACGPRYRQLQYEVLHRTLEKAGPAFIKFGQWIATRPDRFNKDLCLQLSKLHSNAPEHSFAFTKKSIENAFGRKLSEIFEEFDEAPVASGSIAQVHRASLKFQYAGQKVKSSEVAVKVRHPCVEETMKRDFVIINFVARLTTFIPGLNWLRLDECVQQFSVYMLSQVDLSREASHLSRFIYNFRGWKDVSFPKPIYPLIHPAVLVETYEHGESVARYVDGSEGQEKLKAKVAHIGTNALLKMLLVDNFIHADMHPGNILVRPNNTRRGLFRSRKPHIVFLDVGMTAELSKTDRDNLLGFFKAVARRDGRTAAERTLKLSKQQNCPDPQAFIKEVEEAFTFWGTEEGDLVHPADCMHELFEKMRSHRVNIDGNVSTVMFTTLVLEGWQRKLDPGYDVMRTLQTMLLKTDWMKSLSYTIDGLMAP
- a CDS encoding Protein kinase superfamily protein, encoding MTLISRFLISRVISRTLFSNQNNRTAINVSVKLPQFRIQSNGYHTLGLLHNVKGRFLGSNHHQLARRSYSIAVASNVVKQHAQVSWGRLVQRVTLSRSWNLPRISQIAQACSLSLARSHFLLPGLLALTYRQVAYAQRVVPNPVVYSPSHISPYRSSINFPIVLSSLVFSAVKGVVLIGRALYLAILFSPNVIMALLGFACGPRYRQLQYEVLHRTLEKAGPAFIKFGQWIATRPDRFNKDLCLQLSKLHSNAPEHSFAFTKKSIENAFGRKLSEIFEEFDEAPVASGSIAQVHRASLKFQYAGQKVKSSEVAVKVRHPCVEETMKRDFVIINFVARLTTFIPGLNWLRLDECVQQFSVYMLSQVDLSREASHLSRFIYNFRGWKDVSFPKPIYPLIHPAVLVETYEHGESVARYVDGSEGQEKLKAKVAHIGTNALLKMLLVDNFIHADMHPGNILVRPNNTRRGLFRSRKPHIVFLDVGMTAELSKTDRDNLLGFFKAVARRDGRTAAERTLKLSKQQNCPDPQAFIKEVEEAFTFWGTEEGDLVHPADCMHELFEKMRSHRVNIDGNVSTVMFTTLVLEVSLNLLSSHRTTKNTRLLDYY
- a CDS encoding Protein kinase superfamily protein (Protein kinase superfamily protein; CONTAINS InterPro DOMAIN/s: ABC-1 (InterPro:IPR004147); BEST Arabidopsis thaliana protein match is: Protein kinase superfamily protein (TAIR:AT1G11390.1); Has 35333 Blast hits to 34131 proteins in 2444 species: Archae - 798; Bacteria - 22429; Metazoa - 974; Fungi - 991; Plants - 531; Viruses - 0; Other Eukaryotes - 9610 (source: NCBI BLink).), which codes for MTLISRFLISRVISRTLFSNQNNRTAINVSVKLPQFRIQSNGYHTLGLLHNVKGRFLGSNHHQLARRSYSIAVASNVVKQHAQVSWGRLVQRVTLSRSWNLPRISQIAQACSLSLARSHFLLPGLLALTYRQVAYAQRVVPNPVVYSPSHISPYRSSINFPIVLSSLVFSAVKGVVLIGRALYLAILFSPNVIMALLGFACGPRYRQLQYEVLHRTLEKAGPAFIKFGQWIATRPDRFNKDLCLQLSKLHSNAPEHSFAFTKKSIENAFGRKLSEIFEEFDEAPVASGSIAQVHRASLKFQYAGQKVKSSEVAVKVRHPCVEETMKRDFVIINFVARLTTFIPGLNWLRLDECVQQFSVYMLSQVDLSREASHLSRFIYNFRGWKDVSFPKPIYPLIHPAVLVETYEHGESVARYVDGSEGQEKLKAKVAHIGTNALLKMLLVLSLSSQCIFLFISVTYVTYSCFDSCFSGRQLHSC